From Gammaproteobacteria bacterium, the proteins below share one genomic window:
- a CDS encoding acyl-CoA thioesterase produces MRLLARPTDTNSSGDIFGGWIMSQVDLAGSVVASRRANGRVVTVAVNSFHFKKPVFVGDLISCYARIEKVGNTSINVLVEVFAERNLGNECIKVTEATLTYVAVDQQRQPRPVDS; encoded by the coding sequence ATGCGCCTGCTGGCTCGCCCTACGGACACCAACTCCTCAGGAGATATTTTCGGTGGTTGGATCATGTCACAAGTGGATCTGGCCGGGTCTGTGGTCGCCTCGCGTCGTGCCAACGGACGAGTGGTCACGGTAGCGGTCAACTCCTTTCACTTCAAAAAGCCTGTATTCGTAGGCGACTTGATTAGCTGTTACGCCCGCATAGAAAAAGTAGGCAACACTTCCATTAACGTATTGGTGGAAGTTTTTGCCGAGCGTAACCTGGGTAATGAGTGCATTAAAGTCACAGAAGCGACATTAACTTATGTCGCTGTGGACCAACAACGCCAGCCCAGGCCGGTGGATTCATAG